The sequence below is a genomic window from Natronorubrum halophilum.
TCGAGAGGTGGTTGAAGATGCCGGGCTGATTGCGGATCGCACGGCCGGCGACGGTCAGACAGGCCAGCGGCCGCTCGCGAAGGTCGACGAGGTTCTTGAACTCGCCCTCGATGCTGGTGCCGCCGGAGAGCAGATCGCCGTGCTGGTAGTGGACGACCCGGACGTCGAGGTTGCCGCCCTTGTACGACAGTGCGGAGGGCGCGACGACTTCGGCCCCGCGAAAGGAGAGGTTGCGGAGTTCGTCGACGGAGATCTCGCCGACGTTGCGAGCGCCTTCGACGACGTGGGGATCGCCGGTCATGACGCCCTCGACGTCGGTGACGATGACGACCTCGTCGGCGTCCATGTACTTGCCCATCATGACGGCCGTGGTGTCGCTGCCACCGCGGCCCAGCGTCGTGATCGAGCCCTCCGGCCCTTCCGCGAGAAAGCCCGTGAGAACCGGGACGGTGTCCTCGAGGCCCTCGGCGACCTCGAGGGCGCGTTTCTGGGTCTCCTCGACGTTGACCTCGCCGAACTCGTCGGTGACGACCGGCCAGTCGTCGCCGCCGGGTTCGAGGAACGTCGCGTCGATGCCGCGAGCCGACAGTGCGGCCTTCAACATCCGGACGGACGTCCGTTCGCCCATGCTGACGATCTGGGCGCGGTCGGCTTCGTCCGTCTCGAAGGTGATGTCGTCGAGCAGGTCGTCGGTCGTCGATCCCATCGCGCTGGCGACGACAGCGATCTCGTGACCGTCCTCGACGGCCGCCGCGATCGAATCCGCCGCGCGGTTGATACGATCCCCGCTCCCGAGACTCGTGCCGCCGAATTTGGCTACGACGCGCATACTGCCACCTCATCCCCGACTCGACTGATAATCGCTTCGCTCATATGCCACTCCGTTACCAGAGCGAGCAGATAACTGTGTCCATCGTTCGTATTTTTACCGTCGTTCGCCGCTCGAGCGAGCGCGAGGACCTCGTTCGAATAGCTGGTGACAGCGGATTCGACGTACGTGGCCACAGATCGTGTCGCTGCCCGAGAGGGTCTCTCGAGACGTCATCACGTTGCCGGGATCGCGGGCGGGATTTATGTTCGTGCGTAGCATTGCCACACGACAATGAACGTACGGGACGCTCTCGAGGCGGACGCCGACGCGCTGGCGTCGATCGCCGACTCGCCGACCGACGTGATGCGAAACCTGGTCCACGACCGGACGGTGCGCGTCGCCGAGGACGGGGCCCACGATCCGAACATGGACGTCGCGGAGTCACAGTACAAGGGCTCCGATCCCGAGGATCTGCTGGGATTCATCAGCTTCGACGCGAAAGCGGACACCGTCCACGTGACCCAGCTCGACGGAACGAGCGAAGCGTGCAAGCGACTGCTCGCCGAGCCGGTTCGGTTCGCCGAGCGCGAATCGATGGCCGTCGAAGTGCTGGTCTCGCCCGACACGGAGACCATCGAGACGGCTGCCCAAGAACTCGGATTCGAGCGACGGGGACGCGGTCCGCGCTTCGACGGCTCCCCGACGGTTCGGTTTCGACTCGAGCCCTAGTCGACGCGCCATCCCCATTCTTATAGGAGCCACTGAACGTCACTGCACACCAGATCGCACGAGGCCAGCGCGGTTCGGAGCGAGCGCGGTTCGGAGCGAACGAAGTGAGCGAGAACCGCGGGAACGCGAACGGTGAGCCCTGCGAGCCGTGAGCGAACGAAGTGAACGAGAACTGCGGGGATGCGATCGGTGTGTAACTCGTTTCAGTTGTGACTATAGCGACGACGAGACGCACCGATCGCCGACGCCGAGGACGCGCGAGAACGACGTCCGTCTCTGCGGTCGCGGGTTTTCTCCAGTATCTCGGCTGTGAAAATACCCGAAGCAATTATTGCCGCAAGCGATGGCGTCCGGTGTATGGTATCTGACCACAACATGCCCGACTACGAGCAAGTGCGGGACGGATTCGCGTGGACGGACATCTACGAGGCAGCGGACTGGGACGCGCCCGAGGAACTGAACATCGCCCACGAGGTCTGTGACCGCCACGCCGAGAACAACGAGACGGTCGCGCTCTACCAGGTGAGCGAGGACGGGGAGTTGACCACGACGACGTTCTGGGAACTGGCCGAGGCGACGAACCGGTTCGCGAACGTCCTCGAGTCCCTGGGGATCGAACGAGGCGACCGCGTCTTCTCCTACATGCCGCGGATCCCCGAACACTACGTCGCGCTGGTGGGAACGCTCAAGCGCGGTGCCGTCTTCGGCGGCATCAACGAGCGGTTCGGCCCCGACGGCATCTCGTATCGACTGGCCGACTGCGACGCGACGGCGGTCGTCACTACCGCGGACAATCGCGATATCGTCGCTGACGCGCTCGAGGACGCCCCCTCGGTCGAACACGTCATCGTCGTCAGCGACGACGGGACGGGGATCCGACGCGGCGACGTCAGCTACCGCGCCGAGATGGAGACGGCGAGCCGCGAGTACGAAGCGGCGGATACCGGCGGCGAGGACGATGCGCTGCTGTACTACACCAGCGGCACGACCGGGCTGGCGAAGGGGGTACTCCACAAACACCGGTGGGTCGCCGGCGTTGCCGCCACGCAGAAGTACGCCGCCGACTTGCAGGCGGGCGATTGCTACTGGTCGACGGCCGACCTCGGCTGGCTGACCGGGCCGATCAACACGCTGGGTGCCTGGTACTGGGGTACCGCCTTGTTCACCTACGAGGGCGAGTTCGACCCCGAGGCGTGGGCCGACCTCCTCGACGCCTATCCGATCACCGTCCTGTTCTCGGTGCCGACGGCCTACCGGATGCTCCGCGAACACGAGGCGGTTCTCGAGGACGTCTCGCTGGATCTCCGCCACGCGCTCTCGATCGGCGAACCGCTCTCGGCGGGCGTCGTCGAGTGGGGCGAGGAGACTCTCGGCGTCACCATCCACGACACCTACGGCCAGACCGAGACG
It includes:
- a CDS encoding acyl-CoA synthetase — encoded protein: MVSDHNMPDYEQVRDGFAWTDIYEAADWDAPEELNIAHEVCDRHAENNETVALYQVSEDGELTTTTFWELAEATNRFANVLESLGIERGDRVFSYMPRIPEHYVALVGTLKRGAVFGGINERFGPDGISYRLADCDATAVVTTADNRDIVADALEDAPSVEHVIVVSDDGTGIRRGDVSYRAEMETASREYEAADTGGEDDALLYYTSGTTGLAKGVLHKHRWVAGVAATQKYAADLQAGDCYWSTADLGWLTGPINTLGAWYWGTALFTYEGEFDPEAWADLLDAYPITVLFSVPTAYRMLREHEAVLEDVSLDLRHALSIGEPLSAGVVEWGEETLGVTIHDTYGQTETGNMIINNYPSMDVRPGSMGKPLPGIEAAVVDPETGEVLEPGETGEIAQRGDYPCFFAEYWEKPEQTADCFVDGPENEWYLSGDLAHADEDGYIWFEGRADDVILSSGYRIGPFEVESSLGEHEAVAEAAVVPKPHRERGNIVKAYIVPSDGVTPSADLEEDITNHVKTELSAHEYPREIEFRDELPKTVTGKIRRTELQDETETDAETT
- a CDS encoding aspartate kinase; this translates as MRVVAKFGGTSLGSGDRINRAADSIAAAVEDGHEIAVVASAMGSTTDDLLDDITFETDEADRAQIVSMGERTSVRMLKAALSARGIDATFLEPGGDDWPVVTDEFGEVNVEETQKRALEVAEGLEDTVPVLTGFLAEGPEGSITTLGRGGSDTTAVMMGKYMDADEVVIVTDVEGVMTGDPHVVEGARNVGEISVDELRNLSFRGAEVVAPSALSYKGGNLDVRVVHYQHGDLLSGGTSIEGEFKNLVDLRERPLACLTVAGRAIRNQPGIFNHLSKALSESDINIDAVASGMDTVTFYIDEEEAERAENILHREVIARDELSSVTVDSPIAVIRVTGGELPNQPGIISEIVNPLAEERIHLQDIITSATSVALFVEWDDREETLELTQDLF